From the Actinomycetota bacterium genome, one window contains:
- a CDS encoding acyl-CoA/acyl-ACP dehydrogenase, translating to MKAEVSEELRMLDGMARDFAARELAEEREEHDRYPYAPLYEDVLAKSLEVGFFSIMLPEEAGGLAEPVTALCLVLDEICRVDASLGGAVFTQALSQEVLRQAGASDLLARDAEGDGDLSHALIAFPSYDNPSEVGNSARASRAGEGYELSGKVEYVSLGGLAARALLPARMEGMEGYSYFIVDTGGEGVSASEPVLSLGMHACPAVDLSLTGASARLVGEEGKGGEYFEAAADRLSVAAAAVCAGIMKGSFADALEYCRQREQGGRTIVGWSEVRMILSSMAVACRTADMLVECAARAVDRGEPGWELASRAAALQVQSLAPEVTSNGIQLLGGYGYMKDYGQEKRFRDAKQAQSLLGITPLRRLEYIRRVIDGEAAW from the coding sequence ATGAAGGCTGAGGTGAGCGAAGAGCTCAGGATGCTCGACGGCATGGCCAGGGACTTCGCGGCCAGGGAGCTGGCGGAGGAGAGAGAGGAACACGACCGCTATCCCTACGCGCCCCTCTACGAGGACGTGCTGGCCAAGTCCCTGGAGGTGGGATTCTTTTCCATCATGCTGCCGGAGGAGGCGGGGGGTCTGGCGGAGCCGGTGACCGCCCTATGCCTGGTGCTGGACGAGATCTGCCGCGTCGACGCCAGTCTCGGAGGCGCGGTCTTCACCCAGGCCCTGTCACAGGAAGTCCTGCGGCAGGCCGGGGCATCGGACCTTTTGGCGCGGGACGCGGAGGGGGACGGGGACCTCTCGCACGCCCTCATCGCCTTCCCCTCCTACGACAACCCCTCGGAGGTGGGGAATAGCGCCCGGGCATCCCGCGCGGGAGAGGGATACGAGCTGTCAGGGAAGGTTGAATACGTGTCCCTGGGAGGCCTCGCCGCGCGCGCCCTTCTGCCGGCCCGCATGGAGGGCATGGAAGGATATTCCTATTTCATCGTGGACACCGGCGGCGAGGGCGTCTCCGCCTCCGAGCCCGTGCTCAGCCTGGGCATGCACGCCTGCCCCGCCGTGGACCTGTCCCTCACCGGCGCTTCCGCGCGGCTGGTCGGGGAGGAGGGGAAGGGAGGGGAGTATTTCGAGGCGGCGGCCGACCGCCTGAGCGTGGCCGCGGCGGCGGTGTGCGCGGGGATCATGAAGGGCTCCTTCGCCGACGCACTGGAATACTGCCGGCAGCGCGAGCAGGGGGGCAGGACCATCGTGGGCTGGTCCGAGGTGAGGATGATCCTCTCTTCCATGGCGGTGGCGTGCAGGACGGCGGACATGCTGGTGGAGTGCGCCGCCCGCGCCGTTGACCGCGGCGAGCCCGGATGGGAGCTGGCCTCGCGCGCAGCCGCCCTGCAGGTGCAGTCCCTGGCCCCGGAGGTGACCTCCAACGGCATCCAGCTCCTGGGAGGATACGGCTACATGAAGGATTACGGGCAGGAGAAGCGCTTCCGGGACGCCAAACAGGCGCAGTCGTTGCTGGGCATCACTCCCCTGCGGCGGCTGGAATACATCCGGCGCGTCATCGACGGGGAAGCGGCCTGGTAA
- a CDS encoding thiolase family protein: protein MGDNVYILGSGMIRFNRYPEKTIKMMTAEAVRALFEDVAVDAKDIEAAWFSNSGWGMSQGQHCIRGQVALSPLGIQGIPITNVENACAGASTALHAAWTAVRAGLYDLVLAVGAEKVYFPEDRKKMIEGFASGADVEFVQGIIAAFQADAARKAAEAGAEGTDKKKDKGHSAFMDIYAMGARMHMKAYGTTQRQLAVIAAKNHHNGSLNPMAQYQMDMTVEEVLEDYLVAYPLTRAMCAPIGDGAAAALICSERALKRYPDTKPVRIRASVLVSGSLPDSGLEGIGKRASRRAYEAAGLGPEDIDVAEVHDATAFGELLQYEEMGFCPEGEGGPFAESGATSLGGKLPVNTSGGLECRGHPIGASGLAQIYELVLQLRGAAGPRQVEGARIALAENGGGFIGMGEAAMCVHILERI, encoded by the coding sequence ATGGGTGACAATGTCTACATCCTCGGGTCGGGCATGATCCGGTTCAACCGCTATCCGGAGAAGACCATCAAGATGATGACCGCGGAGGCGGTGCGGGCGCTGTTCGAGGACGTGGCGGTGGATGCGAAGGACATCGAGGCGGCGTGGTTCTCGAACTCCGGCTGGGGCATGTCCCAGGGGCAGCACTGCATCCGTGGCCAGGTGGCGCTCTCGCCCTTGGGCATCCAGGGCATCCCCATCACCAACGTGGAGAACGCCTGTGCCGGGGCTTCCACCGCCCTGCACGCCGCCTGGACGGCGGTGAGGGCGGGGCTCTACGACCTGGTGCTGGCGGTGGGGGCGGAGAAGGTCTATTTCCCCGAGGACCGCAAGAAGATGATCGAGGGTTTCGCCTCGGGCGCGGACGTGGAGTTCGTGCAGGGGATCATCGCCGCCTTCCAGGCCGACGCCGCCAGGAAGGCCGCGGAGGCGGGGGCGGAGGGCACGGACAAGAAGAAGGACAAGGGGCATTCCGCCTTCATGGACATCTACGCCATGGGGGCGCGCATGCACATGAAGGCCTACGGCACCACACAGCGCCAGCTGGCAGTGATCGCCGCCAAGAACCACCACAACGGCTCCCTTAACCCCATGGCCCAGTACCAGATGGACATGACCGTGGAGGAGGTGCTCGAGGACTACCTTGTCGCCTACCCCCTGACGCGCGCCATGTGCGCGCCCATCGGCGACGGGGCGGCGGCGGCCCTCATCTGCTCCGAGCGCGCCCTCAAGCGCTACCCCGACACGAAGCCGGTGCGCATCCGCGCCTCGGTGCTGGTCTCGGGGTCCCTGCCGGACAGCGGGCTGGAGGGCATCGGAAAACGCGCGAGCCGGCGGGCTTACGAGGCGGCGGGCCTGGGACCCGAGGACATCGACGTGGCCGAGGTGCACGACGCCACCGCCTTCGGCGAGCTGCTGCAGTACGAGGAGATGGGGTTCTGCCCCGAGGGCGAGGGCGGCCCCTTCGCGGAGTCCGGGGCCACCTCCCTGGGAGGGAAGCTGCCCGTCAACACCAGCGGCGGCCTGGAGTGCCGGGGGCACCCCATCGGCGCATCCGGGCTGGCGCAGATATACGAGCTGGTCTTGCAGCTGAGGGGGGCGGCGGGGCCACGCCAGGTGGAGGGGGCGCGCATCGCCCTGGCCGAGAACGGCGGCGGCTTCATCGGCATGGGCGAGGCCGCCATGTGCGTGCACATCCTGGAACGCATCTAG